From one Camarhynchus parvulus chromosome 25, STF_HiC, whole genome shotgun sequence genomic stretch:
- the SDHC gene encoding succinate dehydrogenase cytochrome b560 subunit, mitochondrial isoform X1, with amino-acid sequence MAALALRGLGRRCLLARLGPGPTLHQSIPMATTAREEMRRFWERNERPGRPLSPHVSIYKWSLPMAMSISHRGTGVALSLGVSLFSLVCSVPIPGVSLSPFQVYPCSPGVSLFSVAALLLPEHFPHYLAQVRALSLGPALVCSAKFLLALPFCYHTWNGIRHLAWDLGKGLKLPQVTQSGVLVLALTLLSSAALAAL; translated from the exons ATGGCGGCGCTGGCTCTGAG ggGTTTGGGGCGGCGCTGCCTCCTGGCCCGGCTGGGGCCCGGCCCCACCCTGCACCA GTCCATCCCCATGGCCACCACAGCCCGGGAGGAGATGAGGAGGTTCTGGGAGAGGAACGAGCGCCCGGGGCGGCCCCTGTCCCCCCACGTCAGCATCTACAA GTGGTCGCTGCCCATGGCCATGTCCATCAGCCACCGCGGCACCGGCGTCGCCCTCAGCCTCG gtgtgtccctgttCTCCTTGGTGTGTTCCGTGCCCattccaggtgtgtccctgtccccgttccAGGTGTATCCCTGttctccag gtgtgtcgCTGTTCTCGGTGGCCGCCCTGCTGCTCCCCGAGCACTTCCCCCATTACCTGGCGCAGGTGCGGGCGCTGAGCCTGGGCCCCGCCCTCGTCTGCTCGGCCAAgttcctgctggccctgcccttCTGCTACCACACCTGGAACGGCATCCGCCACCTG GCCTGGGACCTGGGCAAGGGGCTGAAGCTGCCGCAGGTGACGCAGTCgggggtgctggtgctggcccTGACCCTGCTCTCCTCGGCCGCGCTGGCGGCGCTGTGA
- the SDHC gene encoding succinate dehydrogenase cytochrome b560 subunit, mitochondrial isoform X2: MAALALRGLGRRCLLARLGPGPTLHQSIPMATTAREEMRRFWERNERPGRPLSPHVSIYKWSLPMAMSISHRGTGVALSLGVSLFSVAALLLPEHFPHYLAQVRALSLGPALVCSAKFLLALPFCYHTWNGIRHLAWDLGKGLKLPQVTQSGVLVLALTLLSSAALAAL, from the exons ATGGCGGCGCTGGCTCTGAG ggGTTTGGGGCGGCGCTGCCTCCTGGCCCGGCTGGGGCCCGGCCCCACCCTGCACCA GTCCATCCCCATGGCCACCACAGCCCGGGAGGAGATGAGGAGGTTCTGGGAGAGGAACGAGCGCCCGGGGCGGCCCCTGTCCCCCCACGTCAGCATCTACAA GTGGTCGCTGCCCATGGCCATGTCCATCAGCCACCGCGGCACCGGCGTCGCCCTCAGCCTCG gtgtgtcgCTGTTCTCGGTGGCCGCCCTGCTGCTCCCCGAGCACTTCCCCCATTACCTGGCGCAGGTGCGGGCGCTGAGCCTGGGCCCCGCCCTCGTCTGCTCGGCCAAgttcctgctggccctgcccttCTGCTACCACACCTGGAACGGCATCCGCCACCTG GCCTGGGACCTGGGCAAGGGGCTGAAGCTGCCGCAGGTGACGCAGTCgggggtgctggtgctggcccTGACCCTGCTCTCCTCGGCCGCGCTGGCGGCGCTGTGA
- the CFAP126 gene encoding protein Flattop has translation MAGQYEDAFSPPRLQCWTVPRPPPKLPTPHPPTPFIADDRGHLLPHVPRSKVSPWGTFLGTWAMPARIPPAWLDRSAREPRAAERLAREQPRALRRARNGIRTRVTGKLQEPWDTEPSGKDQGGPSRGSPHPEPPKPGDNPEGEPCPLNAPGERPCLLNPSGEGPCPLNPPEEGPPCPLSPYLGGPCPQNPAGEGPCPLNPYGWGPPPQNPTSS, from the exons ATGGCGGGGCAG taCGAGGACGCCTTCAGCCCCCCCCGGCTGCAGTGCTGGACCGTGCCCCGCCCCCCCCCGAAG CTGCCCACCCCTCACCCCCCCACCCCGTTCATCGCCGACGACCGGGGGCACCTCCTGCCGCACGTGCCGCGATCCAAG GTGTCGCCCTGGGGCACCTTCCTGGGCACGTGGGCGATGCCAGCGCGGATCCCCCCGGCCTGGCTGGACCGCAGCGCCCGCGAGCCCCGCGCCGCCGAACGCCTGGCCCGGGAACAGCCCCGGGCACTGCGGAGAGCCCGCAACGGCATCCGGACACGCGTCACCGGCAag ctgcaggaaccCTGGGACACGGAACCTTCTGGAAAGGACCAGGGGGGTCCCAGCAGAGGCTCcccccaccctgagccccccaaacctGGGGACAACCCTGAGGGGGAACCTTGTCCCCTAAATGCCCCTGGAGAGCGACCCTGTCTCCTAAATCCCTCTGGGGAGGGGCCCTGTCCCCTAAATCCCCCTGAGGAGGggcccccctgtcccctcagtccctatttggggggtccctgtccccaaaatcctgctggggagggaccCTGTCCCCTAAATCCCTATGGCTggggacccccaccccaaaatcccaccagcTCCTGA
- the VSIG8 gene encoding V-set and immunoglobulin domain-containing protein 8, with translation MSGCDSAISGGDSVMLGVIVSPALLVAVRINGKGREVLYLAKGDSVKLGCPYVLEPEDNGPQGVGIEWIQISPERPSPENVFLSYQDHHVNYGSSGLQDRVAFVQTDPGQRDASIRVADLQESDTGTYQCRVKKNTVAVHEVIVTVQEKPAAPQCWSEGELTEGGSVLLRCFSRGGTAPLSYQWAKLAQGYGGGALPAGTLQGRAPGDLLIRSLTVAHAGTYQCRVTNRVGYSVCQLNLSPGPRGRQAGIIVGSILGSLLLLSLLGLLIWALIARYQRKECQRACSDCRSSTGGTMPRPCAACAHHSYSPHGISYMQCQHGESDERAAALLCNEGMRHQVTCPAL, from the exons ATGTCGGGGTGTGACAGTGCCATTTCAGGGGGTGACAGTGTCATGCTGGG TGTCATTgtgtccccagctctcctggtggCCGTCAGGATCAATGGCAAGGGCCGCGAGGTTCTGTACCTGGCCAAGGGCGACTCGGTCAAGCTGGGCTGTCCGTATGTCCTGGAGCCCGAGGACAACGGACCCCAGGGCGTGGGCATCGAGTGGATCCAGATCAGCCCCGAGAGACCCAGCCCCGAGAATGTG ttCCTGTCCTACCAGGACCACCACGTGAACTACGGCAGCTCGGGCCTGCAGGACCGCGTGGCCTTCGTGCAGACGGACCCGGGCCAGCGCGACGCCTCCATCCGCGTGGCCGACCTGCAGGAGAGCGACACCGGCACCTACCAGTGCCGCGTCAAGAAGAACACGGTGGCCGTGCACGAGGTCATTGTCACCGTGCAAG AGAAGCCGGCAGCCCCGCAGTGCTGGAGCGAGGGGGAGCTGACCGAGGGGGGGTCGGTGCTGCTGCGCTGCTTCAGCCGGGGGGGCACCGCGCCCCTCTCGTACCAGTGGGCAAAGCTGGCCCAGGGCTACGGGGGGGGGGCGCTGCCCGCGGGCACCCTGCaag GCCGTGCCCCCGGTGACCTCCTGATCCGCAGCCTGACCGTCGCCCACGCTGGCACCTACCAGTGCCGGGTCACCAACCGCGTGGGCTACTCGGTGTGCCAGCTCAACCTGAGCCCCGGGCCAC GCGGGCGCCAGGCTGGCATCATCGTGGGCTCCATCCTgggctccctcctcctgctcagcctcctggggctgctcatcTGGGCGCTGATCGCCCGCTACCAGCGCAAGGAGTGCCAGCGCGCCTGCAGCGACTGCCG GAGCAGCACCGGTGGCACCATGCCCCGGCCCTGCGCCGCCTGTGCCCACCACTCGTACTCCCCGCATGGCATCAGCTACATGCAGTGCCAGCACGGCGAGAGCGACGAGCGCGCGGCTGCGCTGCTCTGCAACGAGGGCATGCGACACCAGGTCACCTGTCCCGCGCTGTGA